One Nicotiana tomentosiformis chromosome 1, ASM39032v3, whole genome shotgun sequence genomic window, attgtgtaaatattttgtACATTGTTAATTCATAGAACTTAAACTCGCTGGTCAATTCTCCTTTGCAGTTATCAGATTTTGGGTTAGCAATATGGGGACCCACAAAAGCATCCTACTTGACTCATAGTGATGTGGTAGGAACCTTTGGATATCTAGCACCAGAGTATTTTATGTATGGGAAAGTAAGTGATAAGATTGATATCTACTCCTTTGGTGTGGTTCTGTTGGAACTATTATCAGGGAGAAAAGCTATTGGCTTTGAGACTCCCAGTGGTCAAGAAAGTTTAGTCATGTGGGTAAGCATCTCTACTTTGACAATGAAACTTTTAGTCCAAATTACAACTTTCATTGGTCAATTAAACCAATTTTTTTCTAAAATTGTTTTCCAGGCGAAACCCAAGTTAGAAAGTGAGGATATTAAAGCAATTTTGGATGAGAATTTGGATGTGAATGTTGAAGATGATAAAGTCCAAAGAATGATTCTTGCAGCAAAACTCTGTCTTACACAAGCAGCAAGGCTACGTCCTAACATAAACCAGGTAACTACAATTCATTGCAGCTATTCCCTTTAGGGGTCGTTTTGtttaaattataagaaactttACTCTCCATATAAAATTTCGTAAGTATTACTTATGCAACGTCCAGTTTTCAGTTTAAAATCTTGTAATAACTAATATAATCTTTAGTATAACTAATGCATAAGTTATGCGGTGTTTATGAAAGTCAAACGTTGTAATACTAATTCTGGTGTAAATTATATTGGAATTTATGCATTTTCTTATATGGGATAAGAATACATGTGTTAGCAATACATTGATAAGAGTATCTAAAGACAAAAAGATTCCATGTATTATTCTTCACCATGCATTATAATTTCTATATAACTGAACCGCAAACAAAACTACACCTTAGATTGTAACCCCATGTTGTTATTTGAGTAGATTCTGAAGATGTTGAAGGGGGAGAAAGATGGAAATGAAGAAGCTAATGGTGGAAGTGGTGAGGATCATAACAATATAGAAGAATATAATGATGATGAAGTATATCCAGATTCAAGTGCAGAGTCCCATTTAAGTCTTGCATTACTTGATGTGAATGATAATTCCACATCTTTCAGCAGTAGTCAGGACCAAAGCAGCCCTCTTTCTTCTGTAGATGAATACTTGAGAAAAACGTGGAGCAGATCCTCAAGCTCAGAATATTAGTAGCTAGCTTTTACTACAAACTTTTTGCAAATCTGTCATTGTACAGTTGGAAGAAGAAAAAATGCACCCATTGTTGAGGTGATTAGATGTAGAAGGAACAAAAACTTTATGATTATAGCAAGAAAGTTGTCAACCCCACAGATATTTTGCAATTCTGTGGATCGAACTGCTGTAATAAAGTTCATTATCTTTTTGTTTTGCTGCTTTTGAAAGTTTAATTTTGGCAGAGGTTAAGAAATCAATCAATATTGCTCTATTTTAATCTCAATAATTAATTATGCGTGGGTCTAAATCGTTTAAAAGTGAATCCAAAAACAGCCCCTAAAAGAAAGAATCTATCATTCTCCTTTTTCTTTATGTGTAAACTATTCTTGCAATTCTCATTAATATATTCTTCCTTTTGCATCAAGGATTAGAATATATATTCTTCCTTTGGCTAGTTAGTAGCAAGGAGACTTGATATCTACTTCTCAAACAATCTTAGCTTAATAAGGATCCCTTGATGGTAAAAGTATAGTTCGGTACACAAAATTTAGGAAAAGAAATCAAGTTACAATACAATTTCTTTCCTACTAGAAAACTTTTCTTATATTTAACCTCGTATAAGGTATACATATCCACAATTTAATATTTCATAAGAAGATCATAATTTTAAAACCGTTTGAATTTTTCCTTAGTTAATGTCAATAACACAACAGCCCAAAGAGTAACAAAAGTACGAAACTTGAAAACTTGCCCTAGAGCCCTAGTGAGTACAACCCTAATATTGAAAACTTGCTCTCTTTCTCCATAATCAATTATGGAGAAGCCTTGTGTTGACGACATAGTATTCCAGATCCTAACATGGCTCCCTGCCAAGTCTCTCATGCGATTCAAGTGTGTTTCTAAAACTTGGAACATACAACATGATCCCGACTTTGTCAAATTGCACAATGCTCGTTCTCTAGCCCGTCCCTCCACCACCCGCGTCCTTTTGTTTGAAGTAGAAGTATGTCCTGGTGGGGAAGACTATCTTTCAATAAAAAAGAGAAGACCAGAATTAGAAGGATTTTCTTTAAAACTACTCGCACCTCGCCATTATTTCAACTATTATCAAATGAGTGTTTGCTCCAATTATTGCCATGGCCTTGTTTGTTTGTATAGCTTTAAAGATACTCAGACTTATTTGTATAATGTCACCACAGGAGAGATAAAAGCTTTGCCATTCTCTATGAATCAAGAAATTCATGCGCAATACCCATTGGATCCTCAGCTTTTTCTGGGATTTGATTCGATAACGGGAAAATACAAGTTGGTTCATATTTTTGTGGGAAAAAACAATGGTAATCGAGTAATTAAGACTAGAATTCTAACTCTAGGAACCGATTCTTCCTGGAGAAAAATCCATATGCCGTCTAATTGTTTTCTTAAGCCtaagagatgtattttcctcaacGGAGTTATTTATTCAACTGATAATTCATTGAATATAAGTATTTACTACTTCAACTTCAGAGCAGAGAAGTTTGGAAGACTTTCACCCCCAAAAAATAGTTATTTCAAAGGCTTGAATGAAATGCAAACTGCATTACGGGGAAAACTGGTTATACATTGCCGCTTCAACCATAACAGGAGACGTGAAAATGGCACTTTGCTATACGATGACCTTAACAAGGTTTTTATGCAATTGAAAGACTCTTATCCCAATTCGGAGGAGAAGGTTGCATTGGTTGAAGCAGAAAGGATCGACAAGATGACGCTATCAGATGTTTTATTAGCAACAGCAAGCATTATTAGTGCACCAGCTTCTCTGGTGTTTCCCAATCCTTTTCTGTTAAGAAATGTTAGCAGGTTTGTTGAGAACATTATCCCATTATCGTCTTTAGTTTGAAAAAGATTTGTTTAGTTTCTATTAatcgtattttattttattttattcagggaGCTGTAAACTATGTTCTTTGTTCTTATTCAGTTTCAGTCTCAGCCAGTTATTCTTGTACATTGATAGATATATGCATTAGATTAAATGTCTAAGCTTATTAGTGTAGCAAGATACATGGCTTAAAACCAGACAAGAAATTTATAGGCATGATCACATAGGAGCGTGTGATTCAATATACTCTATGAATTATTAGCCTTAGAAGACACACAACATCTGAAAATTTATTTCTAAGAACAGAAaggaaaattaaaaagaaaaagaaaacaaaagaaggAGAAAAATGCATTGATATGGATACCATTAGAATGTGAGATGTAAACCTGGAGCGAGGTGATGCAAAAACATACTTAGTTGATTTGACTTGGTATTGCGTGCTATATTTATATTTGTATCTTCACTCTCTTTTGAGCTTGGTTTGAATCTTCGTCATTCTTTGCGTCCTGAATTATTCCCGTAATTAAACTTTACTTGTTCCAATTGAA contains:
- the LOC104117401 gene encoding putative F-box protein At1g32420, with protein sequence MEKPCVDDIVFQILTWLPAKSLMRFKCVSKTWNIQHDPDFVKLHNARSLARPSTTRVLLFEVEVCPGGEDYLSIKKRRPELEGFSLKLLAPRHYFNYYQMSVCSNYCHGLVCLYSFKDTQTYLYNVTTGEIKALPFSMNQEIHAQYPLDPQLFLGFDSITGKYKLVHIFVGKNNGNRVIKTRILTLGTDSSWRKIHMPSNCFLKPKRCIFLNGVIYSTDNSLNISIYYFNFRAEKFGRLSPPKNSYFKGLNEMQTALRGKLVIHCRFNHNRRRENGTLLYDDLNKVFMQLKDSYPNSEEKVALVEAERIDKMTLSDVLLATASIISAPASLVFPNPFLLRNVSRFVENIIPLSSLV